The following proteins are encoded in a genomic region of Danio rerio strain Tuebingen ecotype United States chromosome 16, GRCz12tu, whole genome shotgun sequence:
- the LOC141378275 gene encoding uncharacterized protein isoform X3: MSIKKIGCFAHTLNIAAQKLSTITSVSQWAGRIRAMVVWLKRSTLAKPILKEKQHLLGLPEHAVILDVKTRWNSLFLMVERFLEQFSAFQATSMDHRLKKLMDKDRLQRISDEDFRKAEEFVKITKILYTSTLCVSAERSQNLGQILPILNKLQHHFTVNKEDSSFTKTIKDPIWNDLSKRYQGCSVILLNLLLFSLELFSD, translated from the exons ATGAGTATTAAAAAAATTGGCTGCTTTGCTCACACTCTCAATATTGCTGCTCAGAAGCTTTCCACAATTACCTCAGTCTCACAGTGGGCAGGAAGGATCAGAGCAATGGTGGTGTGGCTGAAAAGATCCACCCTGGCTAAACCTATCCTTAAAGAGAAGCAGCATCTTCTCG GTCTTCCAGAACATGCTGTCATCCTTGATGTGAAAACAAGGTGGAATAGCTTATTCCTCATGGTGGAGCGATTCCTAGAGCAGTTCTCTGCCTTCCAGGCCACCTCCATGGACCATcgtcttaagaaattaatggacaAGGACAG ACTGCAGAGAATTTCTGATGAGGATTTTAGAAAAGCAGAAGAGTTTGTCAAAATTACAAAGATACTTTACACGTCAACCCTCTGCGTCTCTGCTGAAAGGAGCCAAAACTTGGGTCAGATTCTGCCTATCTTAAATAAGCTCCAGCACCACTTCACAGTGAATAAAGAGGACTCCTCCTTCACAAAGACCATCAAGGACCCTATCTGGAATGACCTCTCAAAAAGATACCAGGGGTGCAGTGTAATCCTGCTGAATTTGCTCTTGTTTTCATTAGAATTATTCAGTGATTGA